TCTTTATCGCACTAGCCCTTCGCTTCTTAATCTATTCGCTAACGCCCTGCCGGTTGGTGGGGCGTTTTGCTTGCTTACCCAGTTCCCGCGCGGCTTTCCCTTATGACTGACGGTTTTACCGACCCCCACACCGGTGTCCTGATTAACAAGCTCAACATCACCGATGAGGACAAGCTGGCCGAGGTCGAAGGCAACCGCTTCCACTTCCGCCTGCTGGAGGTGCTTGCCGGCCACGTGGAAATAGCACCCCATAATGCCCAGGGCCTGCAGGCGTTGCACCGCCACCTTTTTCAAGATGTGTACCCCTGGGCCGGCGAAACGCGCGCCTGGGGTAAGTTCCAAGCCACCAAGTCAACTTCGGCCGATAAGGACGGCCCCGGCCTGTACACCATGTACTTTGGCAGCTACCAGCAACTGCCCGTGCACCTGGATGCCATCGGGCAGCAGCTGGCCGCTGAGCGCTTTCTGAAAGGGCTGGACAAAGACCAGTTCGTGGCGCGGGCCGCCTACTACTTCGACCAGTACAATTACGCCCACGCCTTTCGGGAGGGCAATGGCCGGACCCTGGGCGCAGCTTTTCAAGTGCTGGCGGAGAATGCCGGCTACGACGTGAATCTCGTCGCGCAGTCGCACCCCAAGCAATATAACCAGGCCCGGGACTACGCTATTCTACGGCCTACCGGGAACCCGGAAGCCGATTTGCAGCCGCTCCGCGCCTTCTTCGGCCAGATTACCACGCCTCTCCCGGAGCTGGTGCTAGCCCCTGCTGCGCCCGTGCCAGTGTCTGATTTTCTGCAGCGCATGGATGCCATGCGCGAGGTACAGCAGAGCCAGGAGCCCATCTGGCGGGCGCTGCTGGGAGGGCGCCACACCGCAATAGCCCGGCAGATTATGCAGGGCACCCGCGGCGTGGTGCATGCCGATGCGCAGCAGCCGGCGCGGCTGGCCATCCTGAAAACCGGAGCCGAGCTACTGGAGCAAATGCCCGCCAAGATGGAAGATGCCCGGCTGCGCCAGCGCGTGGCGCGGTTGCTAAAGGCGTTGCCCCTGGTTACGGTGGTGCTGCTGGTGGTCGGGCCGCCGCTGCAGGCCGCGCCATCCACCGGCCCGGAACCACCGAAAGCACCCGTAGCCAGCAAGGACGAGCTAGTTCAAAAAGCACCGGAACTGAAGCGTCGAGGCCCTAAGTTGTGATTTCGAAAGCGAGCTGATTTGGGGCCTCCCAGAACGCCGGTGCGAGCTTTTATACGTATCTTGTAATGGTGGAAAAGGCCCTCTATTTCTCCGAAAACGAGCAAACCAAGCAGCAGCGTCGCGAGGTGGTGAAGTTTGCGGTTGGCGTGTCAATGAGCCAAAATCGCCCGCCCTCGGCGCTCCTGGTAGAGCTGCAGAACCAATATATTGCCGGGCAGATTGACTTGGAGCAGTTGTCGGCCGCGCTCGATGCCGAGTACCAGCCGGCCCCTGGCCCTGACCCCTTCGCCAGGTATGCGCCGGGAGCCAGCCCGCAAGGGGAGTCGGCCTATCAGTACGAGCCGTATCTGCACTTTGATGAATCGAGCGTAGGCCCTCGCCTGCCGTAATGATAGCTTTACTAAATCCGGCTGGTTTAACGCAACCATAGGCCCTAAAAAGGTGTTTAAATAGACCAGGAGTTGATTCTGCCTGTCTCCCTTTAGTCCCCCAATCTAAGTTTGGGGAATATGCTTTGCTGCCACACGAGAGGCTACTAGCCCCGGCTCACATATCCTGTACTCATGGAAAAGCATACCCCTTCTGCTACAGTTGCAACGCCCGAGCCGCAGGTCGTGCCGGCCCCATTAGCCGAGCACCTGCCCACGCTCCTCTGGGACGTAGACCCTGACACCATCGACCCGCAGGCCATGGTCCGTACCATCGTGCAGCGCGTCATTCAGCGCGGGAGCAAAGAAGATTGGGCCGCCATGCTGGAATATTACGGCCGACCGCGCGTGCAGGAAATCGTCGAAACGGTACCCTATATGTCGGACGCCGCTATTGCGGCCGTGTGCCAGTTCTTCCACATCGAAAAGGAAACGCTTAGATGCTACCAGCGCAAGCAGTCGATACCGCAAACCTTCAACTCCTAGCGCAACTCATGCAGGAGCCCTTGCTGAAGCCGTTCGTCCTGGTAGGGGGAACGGCTTTGGCGTTACATCTGGGCCACCGTCGCAGCCGGGACCTCGACCTTTTTTCGGACGGCCCTACGCCGATTGACGGAGAAATCAAAGACCTGCTGATAAGCGAATATGAGATGCGCGCCGACGGCGCGCTCCAGCGCATGAGGGCGCAGGAGCCGGAATGGGACAAAGCTGCCATCCAGGGCGTCATCGGCCAAGTGAAAACCGATGTGGTGAACTACGGCTTCCCGCTGTTACGACCGGCCGTGCTCTATCCCGGCTCCAACATTCGCATGGCCTCGCTCGAAGACTTGGGCGCCATGAAGCTGGCCGGCGTGGTGATGAGCGGGGAGCGGCTCCGCGACTTTGTGGACGTGGCCGCACTGAGTGAAAAGCTCACTCTGAACCAGATGCGCCAAGCCTACGAGGGCCGCTTCAACACTTCCTCCTCCGAAGTGCCCCGCGCCCTGGCTTTCTATGGCGACATCGACTTCAACATGAAGCCCGAAATGCAAGGCTACCGCTGGCCCGCCATTGCTACGCGCCTGGAGCAGATGCAGCGCAGCCCCGACCGCTTGTTTCCACCCATCGTGGAGCAAAGGCTGGTAATGCCGGTAATGGAGCAACTACGGGAAGTTAACAAACAAAAAGCCCCCGAGCCGAAGCGTCGAGGGCCAAAACTGTGACAGCCTAGTGTGAAAAAATAGTCTTGAGCATTACCGCAAGGCCCAGTTATATCCCCGGCGGTAAGACCATAGCGCCAAGCTGGGGGCGATGTCTTCGGTGAAGCGGTAGCGCCCGTAGGCAAACAGGGCAAACGCTGCCCCGAGGCCCCAGCCCCATACTGGACTGGCTGTGGGAAACGAGCTGGTGACAAACTGCCGAACCAGCCATCCGGGCAATAGGCAAGTAACCGCTACGCATATTGAGAACGGCAGTAGCCAGAGCCAACCCTCGCGGCGATGCTGGGCAACCACTAAGCCTTTCAGCCAGTAGAGGCCGGCATAAAACAAGTAGGCCATGATACCGATTCCCAGCAAGCGGACTGCCCCGAGCACTGGCCCAAGAAAATCCAGGGGAGCCATTACAACGAAACCCAGCATCAGGAACGGTGCCGCCAGCAGCACTTCTACCACCACCCGGGACCCCGCTATCAATACCCAGCCAATCAGTTTGCCAAGTCCTTGCCCCACCTGCCGCGAGGCTTGGTAGGAATACTGCTCGTTGCGGCCTTCGTCGAGTCCTCTTTGGTAGTCTGACATAGAAGTGCGAATAGTGGAAGGCAACGTGCCTCACCGCTGTTCCAGCGGGGAAACGAATGCCCTTAGCTGCTTCTAAACGGCGAATGAAGCCTTGGTGTTCCTGTTTGGCCGTTTCTGAACGGGCGGACTGCTTTGTAAACGGGCCAACCCCTACTTAAAAGAGCGAGCTTTGAGCAGGTCAGAATTTGCCAGCTTGAGCTTAATGTTGCGCCCGCCGCCCTTCTCATACACCTCGATGATGAGCTGCTTTTGCTCGGGGATAGTGAATTTCTTGAAGATGTAGACCTGTTCGAGCTGGCCTTTGGCGTCAATCTTTTTCAGCCCGCCGTTGAAGACGTATATGGGCGTGATTTCCAGGGCCTGCTCGGCCGTGCGTTTGGCCACCTGCTTATCCTGAATGTAGAATTTGACGAAGTCTACGTCGTAAGTCACGTTCGACTTATTGGCGATGTGCAGCGGGAAAAACAGCGTTTCCTGCTTGTAGCCCACGTTTCCGGCGCGCACACTTAGCTGGTTGGCACTCTCGCTGGCCGAAGTGCCACCCGCCGCCAGCGCCTGCCGGGAGTAAGCATCCAGATTGCCCTGCGGGATGGGCGAGTTCGACAGAATGGCTTCGCCCTGTGCCGACGAGGCCGACCCGGCAGCACCGAGGTCGAGGCTGAGTACCTTGGGGTCATGCTGGTAGTTCACCACGAAGGAATAGAGCTTGCCATCGGAGGTGAGCACGGTCATGTTAGATTCCGGAAAACCGGCCGACGCCGCTTTCACCCGCACGATGTTTTCCGCGCCGGTGGCCTTGGCCGCAATCAGGCCCGAGCTGCCCAGGTCGACGTAGGTGACCGGAAAGGGGAATACCAAATGGGTGGTTTTCTGGTCGCTGATGTAGAGCGGATAGGTCGGCAGCTTGTTGGCTTCCGAGTATTGTAGCATTCGGGCAGCCGACGTTTGAGCTCTTATTGGAGCGGCGGCTAGACTGAGAAAAAGTGCGCTGGTAGCAAATAGGGTGGTTTTCATGGGAAGGAGTTGTTAGTCTTTGTCTACTTTGAGCATCACGTTGTAGCCGGCTTTCAGGCGGACTTTGACCAGGCGGATTTTCTTCTGGCCGATACCTTTCACGGCACTCACGGCCACGCCGGCCGCGGCGGTCGCGGGGTTGGCACTCATAGTCATCATGTCAGCCGCCCCCAGGCTCTCCGCGCCGGCCTGCTTGGCGGCGTCGCGGGTAATGGCGCCGGGAATGTGCAAGCCTTCCAGCCCGTCCACGTCGTACACTTCCAGCGCGGCTGGAAACACGCTGTTGCCCGATTTCAGCGTTTCGATGGCAATGCTCAGCCGCTCGCCGGCCAGGCTGCACTTGCCGTAGATGAAAGTGTTGGCTGGCAATGAGTGACCGTTGATGACGGCGGACTCAGTGAGGCGCATCTTCACCAGCGAGCCACTCACTACTTCCTGCGATTCGTGGATGACGGCCGGTAGCGTATTGCCGTCGCCGCCCGCGCCGGTGTCAGCATCAAAGCCCTGAAAAGAGGCTGTGCGCTTTCGTCCCGGTCCGTTGGAGCCCAGGCGCGACACCACGGCATCATCGTCCACAGCGCGCAGCCGGGTGCTGGGCTTCTTCTTTTTAGGGGCTACGGCCACTGCCCGAGGAGCAGCCCCTCCCCCACCAGCGCTATTCGACTGGGCCAGCATCGCGGCCATTTGTAGCTGGGCCTTTTGCTCG
This region of Hymenobacter sp. GOD-10R genomic DNA includes:
- a CDS encoding Fic/DOC family protein: MTDGFTDPHTGVLINKLNITDEDKLAEVEGNRFHFRLLEVLAGHVEIAPHNAQGLQALHRHLFQDVYPWAGETRAWGKFQATKSTSADKDGPGLYTMYFGSYQQLPVHLDAIGQQLAAERFLKGLDKDQFVARAAYYFDQYNYAHAFREGNGRTLGAAFQVLAENAGYDVNLVAQSHPKQYNQARDYAILRPTGNPEADLQPLRAFFGQITTPLPELVLAPAAPVPVSDFLQRMDAMREVQQSQEPIWRALLGGRHTAIARQIMQGTRGVVHADAQQPARLAILKTGAELLEQMPAKMEDARLRQRVARLLKALPLVTVVLLVVGPPLQAAPSTGPEPPKAPVASKDELVQKAPELKRRGPKL
- the traN gene encoding conjugative transposon protein TraN → MKTTLFATSALFLSLAAAPIRAQTSAARMLQYSEANKLPTYPLYISDQKTTHLVFPFPVTYVDLGSSGLIAAKATGAENIVRVKAASAGFPESNMTVLTSDGKLYSFVVNYQHDPKVLSLDLGAAGSASSAQGEAILSNSPIPQGNLDAYSRQALAAGGTSASESANQLSVRAGNVGYKQETLFFPLHIANKSNVTYDVDFVKFYIQDKQVAKRTAEQALEITPIYVFNGGLKKIDAKGQLEQVYIFKKFTIPEQKQLIIEVYEKGGGRNIKLKLANSDLLKARSFK
- a CDS encoding DUF6922 domain-containing protein, with the protein product MEKHTPSATVATPEPQVVPAPLAEHLPTLLWDVDPDTIDPQAMVRTIVQRVIQRGSKEDWAAMLEYYGRPRVQEIVETVPYMSDAAIAAVCQFFHIEKETLRCYQRKQSIPQTFNS
- a CDS encoding nucleotidyl transferase AbiEii/AbiGii toxin family protein yields the protein MQEPLLKPFVLVGGTALALHLGHRRSRDLDLFSDGPTPIDGEIKDLLISEYEMRADGALQRMRAQEPEWDKAAIQGVIGQVKTDVVNYGFPLLRPAVLYPGSNIRMASLEDLGAMKLAGVVMSGERLRDFVDVAALSEKLTLNQMRQAYEGRFNTSSSEVPRALAFYGDIDFNMKPEMQGYRWPAIATRLEQMQRSPDRLFPPIVEQRLVMPVMEQLREVNKQKAPEPKRRGPKL
- a CDS encoding antitoxin VbhA family protein — its product is MVEKALYFSENEQTKQQRREVVKFAVGVSMSQNRPPSALLVELQNQYIAGQIDLEQLSAALDAEYQPAPGPDPFARYAPGASPQGESAYQYEPYLHFDESSVGPRLP
- the traM gene encoding conjugative transposon protein TraM; translated protein: METKPHDAQFLRTRKMATFLPVVGVPFLAVMFYLGGGGQSTQAAAQSTATGFNTNLPKAEKATITTSKLEAYASPVDSMRNRGLVDAKLDTAKGTGLAYGIGADGKAGPNGSVDKSVAAAQQQLIAAQQAQLNGGANTTAAPATQPGALTPQEQMELMRTQHERDLAEQKAQLQMAAMLAQSNSAGGGGAAPRAVAVAPKKKKPSTRLRAVDDDAVVSRLGSNGPGRKRTASFQGFDADTGAGGDGNTLPAVIHESQEVVSGSLVKMRLTESAVINGHSLPANTFIYGKCSLAGERLSIAIETLKSGNSVFPAALEVYDVDGLEGLHIPGAITRDAAKQAGAESLGAADMMTMSANPATAAAGVAVSAVKGIGQKKIRLVKVRLKAGYNVMLKVDKD